The Mus pahari chromosome 2, PAHARI_EIJ_v1.1, whole genome shotgun sequence genomic interval AGAACCATTTCATACTCCCTCAGTGGATATCGATAAAATCCCACACAGAAAGGGTGGTGACTTGCCAAAGTAACAAATACAGACTGACGTGTGACAATTACTTTCATTGTAATTAAGGACAGGTCCACAATTCCTGGGGTTGGTACTATATTCGGAGTACCAGCTTGGGAGGTCAAGTGTGGATAGATCCTTCCCCTGATTGACATAAACAGGAAAATGGAACAGCTCTGTAATGTGACAGAAACCAAAGCTCCCGTGAGTTATGCATTGGTATGTTGTGTCTCCAGTGCACGCTAAATAcaatttttcatttgtctttaattCGTGCTCACATACTCACACTGCTGTGTATAATGGACGACATCCTTCCCGTCCCATTTTTAATGAGAGCCTAAGATTTCTCCTGAGTACCCTAGATGCTAATGTGATGTGCCCCTTCTCAATAATATATGATTATGCATTTCTGCTCCTTAAATTGGATAGTAATTAAAATCTTTAGCCTCGGGGAAAGAGCATATCCACTGAGTAATGTTAAAAGCTTCTAATTCTGCTGTACTGCCAAGTGTTCTAAACATTATATCTCATCTGTATTATTAAGTACAAATATTTGTGCCCAACTATGCAATATGGTTAAAAGAACAACAGTGTTAGAATTGCACAAAGGAAAATTCTAGATTGTAACAATAGATGTGGACTACAAAATTGCATGTTGGAAAAACatgacatttataaaaattaacttgAAGAGAATCCAATCTCTCCTTCCGCTGAAATCTCACTGCAGGTTTCAGGCTACAGGGCCTGCAGGGCCGCCAATCGACAGCCTGCTGACAGGGACCAAGGCGAGGGCCTAAAGTAATGGCATGGATGGAAGTGTGTGTGGCTTCTGTGAGCACCTCTTGTCATCACATCACTGTGACCCTCTCTGGGGACAGATGAGGAACCGCTCCTCCCATGCCTTCATCTAGAAACTGGCTCTTTTCCCAGCCCCTTTTAATTCGTTTTAGCTTTCGGCTTATGCATGGGAGGAGTAATATCATCTTACCCAGAATTACAATGGAGGGCAAAACGAGGGCAAGGACGAAGTTTGGCGGTGTGTAAAAGCGGTAGTACTCTTCTGCAAACGCCCGCTTCCATCCGTAAATTAACACGTGGAAGGTCGTGATGAGCAGGGCGACGTAGCCGAGCGTAGACTtgagatgggagaggaagagagaagaggtcCATTACTCACCCACATGACAACCTCTGCAGATAACCTCTTGAGTTTTCAATCTTCGGTGAGCTACTGTCTTCTGAATTGGGCAACTTAAGGCAGTTGCATAAATCCACTATACACTTATTTACAGGGTAGCAATCTTGCACAAATCAGATCACGTTGAATAAACTGAATAATCTCACTAAGTCATTATATCACAAGGTTTTCCGTGCCCTATCAAaacacatcatgaattttgtgtgatgttttatttgaattctttgtGTTGATCATTCTGATCTTAACTTTAACTATAAATAATACCTCTGTAGACCTCTTACATTCTGAATTATATCTTTGGACTGATTCTACTACTAGGATTAGTGGTGATCAGAGCATCTAGCTTTTCTCTAATGGTATAGATATGCATGGTGTCCATGTGCTTTATCAAGGTTTGTACAGCTGTCACTGTGGCACACAACTGtgatcccagtactagggaggatTCTGAAAGAGgactacaagttcaaagccagcctgaggcaatatagtgaaaccctgtctcaacaaacaagcaaactagtAATGGAGATTATCCAAATTGCTACATATTATGTATAAAACTATGACAGTTTAAAAACAGATGTATACAGGCGTGTGTATAACCATATATACAACATTAAATACTAAAGAACAATTgctttgaatacacacacacacatacacacacacacacacccacacacacatacacacactacaaacaGATACTAGTTAATAAGAAAACATGCTAAAACTTAAGAGTATTACTATGTAATGTGGGTAACAATTCAAACATGACCATGATAAATGAGATGACTAAAAATGCTTTAGTGGGTCATTTTATAGGTTAAAAGGTTATTACCATTTTTCAGTTCCCTAAATTATTACATTAAGGTTGCTTACTTTGACAACTCGTTTATATCAGTATAGTGACGTAATGTCTAAGTTCACCAGGAAAATGTCAGCTCTCTCATAGGCAAGATGTTTGCAATTACTTGTCTAACTTTGTGATGACAGATGTCTATGTAGCACCTTCTATCAGAAGGCCTTCATTTCCTTTCAGGTGTGatcaaagggagaaaacaaatTTAGACAAAGGTTGTCCTTGATTAGAGTAAGATTTCTGCATGGGGAGTGTCAACAGGGAAGAcacttgtatacatgtatgtcattttcaaagaataaaaatatcttttagaaCTTCCCTAAAGTAGCCAGTCATGTGGTATACACCTTTAttttaaccctagcactgggtAGGCAAAGGCAAGATCTTACTGAGTttcaagccagtctggtctacagagcaaattccaggaaattccaggatagccaataCCACATAGATAAATTGTTGTAACACCTTCTCACcccacacaacaacaacaacccaaaaaataaataaaacaaacaacaacaacaaaaaaaactcaatagGCAAGGGACAAAAACTTAGTATACTGCCAAATGACTCTACTGTATACACTGTATATATTGTACTATACACTGTTTGGATCAGAAAGTACAGATCGTGGCCATGTAACTAGAATccaaattttgtgtgtgtgtgtgtgtgtgtgtgtatttaaatatgtaaattgtgTTATACAGATATTAATGGAGATGAACATTTAGCTTTTTAAAGAACTCAAGCGTTCTTTGACTTTCTTTACAAATACTTTTGTACATTAGTTTGTGATTGACACATTAAAGCCCATTAACAAGATTCACAAATCCAGTTGGTTGTCATGACCCATTAGCATACTTACCTAGTGTGACAGTGCTTGTaattgtgtgtgcgcgcgtgtgtgttcaTTTGCCTAATAATAAATTAACTTTCAACATTACATTTGACCTAAGCCAActtctctctttattcttttgtttgtttgtttgtttgtttgtttgttttgtgacagggtttctctgtgtagccctggctgtcctggaacttactctggagaccaggctggcctcgaactcagaaatccgcctgtctctgcctcccaagtgctgggattaaaggtgtgcgccaccacgcccggcttctctcTTTATTCTTAACATGATAGACGATGCTATGTAACGATGTACTGGCCTTTCACTTACTAAACTGGCCTTCAGGTTCATGTGTTATCTGAACTGGATGTGCAAATTATGGCCTCCAAAGCACTCTTCTTAGATGGCACATACTTACCATTGAACATAATGACATTCTGTGCCCCTCAGTGTGTTACCAAACAAGCCCCATCATACCTGGATGAAACTGAACTCTCTCCAGTTCAAAGCGTTGCTCACTGACGGGATGGAAGTGACCGCCAGCAGGGACAGTAAGCCCAGGCTCATGATGCCAAAGGAGATGTACATCTCAATCCTCCAAACCTCCTCCTCGTTCCAAGCATTCTCAATATTGGCGTGAAcctaacaagaaaacaaatacaaatttccTCTACTTGGTAGAACGTTAGCTGACTCTACACATCGTTTACTCTCAGTCGAAGAAGAACCAGGACATTTATGATCATCTTTAGGATTAATAGTGTTAGTTCAGCATAAAGAACCATTAAAGAGAACCTGTTCTTATTCCAGATgtagagaaaaggggagagagagttAAATCAGAACAGGACTAAGATGCCCTCCTTTTCAAGCATGTAAAGGGGTCGGGGTGGGGCTAAGCCTACGGCAGCTGGTTCACAGTGAATCACTACTACAGTTCAAGACCAGGGGATGGCAGCTGACTGGTTCCCAAATGACAGAAAAAAGAATTTGTAGTTAGGCTCAGTTCTGAGGTGCTTTTACAGGTTGGTATACATGTAGCTGAATGTTTGGGGTATGCTCTACTAAGTTTAACTTAGAAGCCAGGCAGGGACTTCAAAGTTACCTTCTTCATCATCCGATGCCAATATCTCTTTCTTACCCTTCTTTCCTGGAAACCAAAAAAATCCTCAGGCTAAGGATCTGGAGATGAATTATCTGTCCACTTGAATTACCCCACTAATAAACCTTCCAAACTCCGAACAGCTTCATTGATTTGCAGTATTTTTTCCAAAAATCTTTTCCTTATGTTGCTAATACACATTAGTCAAGTTGACTTAACTGAATTTATGGCACTCTGCATAGTGAATACTTGTAGAATTACATAATTTGAACAATATAATTGGAGCATAAATCAAGAGTTGGACTCCTTCAGTTGAAATTTTAAGTATGTATCTATAGGTGGaagaaaatacattctaaatACCATCTTAACTTTGTCCAGTTTTAGATAACaaaacattcttattttttaaaaagccacccTTACCAACATCCTGGAAGAGCCTTTGGGGCTTCTATGTTGAAAAAGCTCTAACCAAATACCtgtccactggggggggggggggggtgtctgtctttatcccagcagaggtaggcagggctCAGTGACTTTGAGGGAAGTGGGTTTATATAGAAAGTGCTAGGCCAGtgagggctacatggtgagacgttgtctcaaaccaaaccaaaccaaaccaaagaccCTCCCAAATATATTCCTTTCCAGTATTACACAGCTATACTGAAAAGCATTATCCACCGataaagagaccctatctcaaaaacacagaaacactttCCCGTTCCCAAATATGCCAAAGGGAAAATGCCATTCAAAAGCATACATAAATTTATACTATCCTAACTCGGATTTCACAGTTCCTATGAAGGCATCACACTAGGGCCAGATAAatcctgagcatgctcagtacCTGCTGATAAGCCATGTTGAGGAACAGGTATCTTTCCGACCTCCTCATTGGTAAGCAGAGGCTGTAGGCAACGTGGACAACTGCAAAGAAAAAGCTCAGCAATCCCAGCTGTTTCCTGCACTGTAGCCAAGTATCCAGCCACGGTGGAAATCTACGGTACTTAGTGCCATAATAAAGCTGATACGCAGCTGCCAGGAGGCCAGCCAGGTACACCAGGGATAGCAGGGTGATGGCGACGATCGGCAAGGTTTTGTTCACAATCTCAATGGGAATCTTGTAAAAGTCACTCTGCTGGTTTCTGGCATACGGATGTATCACATCTCTGacaaaggaataaaggaagaaaaatgtggcCAAGCTTATGGCTACTACCACCGGCCCCCTCCAGAGAGTAAACAGCCGCAGGGGTAAGTTTTCAATCTCCTTGGCTGACGATAAAGATCCCAAGTCAACAGGAATAAAATTCAACTGACGGGCGAGCTCAATAACCTGTTGTCGAGCTTGGATATTGTTGCTGCATATATAAACCTAGAAGAAAAGCCAAAAAGGATGGTTACCACTGCTGTTCATAAAAGTCCTACCCTCAATCACAAAGTCGACTGAATCTGCCAGGCGTTGCTTACCGGCTGAGTATGATGCAAGTGAATGGAGAAATAGATGATTATTAACTGTAAATTATTAAAGTAAATTCTACCATAGGTATTAGTATCAGTTTTAAAACAatatcctctttttatttttattagatattttctttatttaaaatccaaatgttattccctttcttggtttcccctccaaaaccctcctatcccatcccctttcccactgttcaccaacctacccattcctacttccctgtcctggcatttcccctataccgggcattgagccttcacaggaccaaaggcctttcctcccatcctctgctacatatgcatggagccatgggtccctccatgtgtacactttggttggtggtttagtccctgggagctctggaggtactagtTGGtt includes:
- the Steap2 gene encoding metalloreductase STEAP2 isoform X1, with the protein product MESISMMGSPKSLETFLPNGINGIKDARKVTVGVIGSGDFAKSLTIRLIRCGYHVVIGSRNPKFASEFFPHVVDVTHHEDALTKTNIIFVAIHREHYTSLWDLRHLLVGKILIDVSNNMRVNQYPESNAEYLASLFPDSLIVKGFNVISAWALQLGPKDASRQVYICSNNIQARQQVIELARQLNFIPVDLGSLSSAKEIENLPLRLFTLWRGPVVVAISLATFFFLYSFVRDVIHPYARNQQSDFYKIPIEIVNKTLPIVAITLLSLVYLAGLLAAAYQLYYGTKYRRFPPWLDTWLQCRKQLGLLSFFFAVVHVAYSLCLPMRRSERYLFLNMAYQQVHANIENAWNEEEVWRIEMYISFGIMSLGLLSLLAVTSIPSVSNALNWREFSFIQSTLGYVALLITTFHVLIYGWKRAFAEEYYRFYTPPNFVLALVLPSIVILELFHFPVYVNQGKDLSTLDLPSWYSEYSTNPRNCGPVLNYNESNCHTSVCICYFGKSPPFLCGILSISTEGV
- the Steap2 gene encoding metalloreductase STEAP2 isoform X2, with protein sequence MESISMMGSPKSLETFLPNGINGIKDARKVTVGVIGSGDFAKSLTIRLIRCGYHVVIGSRNPKFASEFFPHVVDVTHHEDALTKTNIIFVAIHREHYTSLWDLRHLLVGKILIDVSNNMRVNQYPESNAEYLASLFPDSLIVKGFNVISAWALQLGPKDASRQVYICSNNIQARQQVIELARQLNFIPVDLGSLSSAKEIENLPLRLFTLWRGPVVVAISLATFFFLYSFVRDVIHPYARNQQSDFYKIPIEIVNKTLPIVAITLLSLVYLAGLLAAAYQLYYGTKYRRFPPWLDTWLQCRKQLGLLSFFFAVVHVAYSLCLPMRRSERYLFLNMAYQQVHANIENAWNEEEVWRIEMYISFGIMSLGLLSLLAVTSIPSVSNALNWREFSFIQSTLGYVALLITTFHVLIYGWKRAFAEEYYRFYTPPNFVLALVLPSIVILGKMILLLPCISRKLKRIKRGWEKSQFLDEGMGGAVPHLSPERVTVM
- the Steap2 gene encoding metalloreductase STEAP2 isoform X3 — its product is MESISMMGSPKSLETFLPNGINGIKDARKVTVGVIGSGDFAKSLTIRLIRCGYHVVIGSRNPKFASEFFPHVVDVTHHEDALTKTNIIFVAIHREHYTSLWDLRHLLVGKILIDVSNNMRVNQYPESNAEYLASLFPDSLIVKGFNVISAWALQLGPKDASRQVYICSNNIQARQQVIELARQLNFIPVDLGSLSSAKEIENLPLRLFTLWRGPVVVAISLATFFFLYSFVRDVIHPYARNQQSDFYKIPIEIVNKTLPIVAITLLSLVYLAGLLAAAYQLYYGTKYRRFPPWLDTWLQCRKQLGLLSFFFAVVHVAYSLCLPMRRSERYLFLNMAYQQVHANIENAWNEEEVWRIEMYISFGIMSLGLLSLLAVTSIPSVSNALNWREFSFIQSTLGYVALLITTFHVLIYGWKRAFAEEYYRFYTPPNFVLALVLPSIVILGLVHPVAADASRISGSHPKPCPPRRP